TCAATTAGTCAAAATCAAAGATCTCGCCGAGAAAAGATTTGCGTTTGTGTTTGCCATACCCGTGACGATAATAATCGTCGTCATATTTGCGTCGCTCGTGGCGGTCATCGTCATCATCATAATCCCGGCGCGGATCAAAGGCGGCTGCAGAGGATTTCTCGATGATCTTGTCCAGCTCGCCGCGATCCAGCCATACGCCGCGGCATTGCGGGCAGTAGTCGATTTCGACGCCCTGGCGCTCGGCCATTTTTAATTCGACATTGCAAACGGGGCATTTCATAGGTTCTCTCTCCAATGTTGTTTGGCAATTGCAAATTATTTGAGTAATCCTGAAATCGCCGCATGATAAGCGGGTACGATCTCATCATTTCTGGTCACGACGATGTTAAGATCTTGCAGCAAGCCGTCGTGAATGCCATAAATCCAGCCATGCACGGCCAATTCCTGCCTGCGTGTCCAGGCGTCTTGAACAACGGTCGTCTGACAGACGTTGATAACCTGCTCGATCACATTCAGCTCGCAGAGTTTGTCGCTTCGCCGCGATTCATCGCTGATCAAGCTCAACGTCGATTCGTGTTTTTGGCGCACCTGCTGTACGTGGCGCAGCCAGTTGTCGATCAATCCGAGCCGGCTGCCGCGCAGCGCCGCCAGCACGCCGCCGCAGCCGTAATGCCCGCAGACAATGATGTGTTTCACCCTCAACACGTCGATGGCAAACTGCATCACCGACAAACAATTCAAATCCGTATGGACGACGAGATTGGCAACATTG
The sequence above is drawn from the candidate division KSB1 bacterium genome and encodes:
- a CDS encoding zf-TFIIB domain-containing protein, producing MKCPVCNVELKMAERQGVEIDYCPQCRGVWLDRGELDKIIEKSSAAAFDPRRDYDDDDDRHERRKYDDDYYRHGYGKHKRKSFLGEIFDFD